The following DNA comes from Ruficoccus amylovorans.
GGTGGGCAACTCCACCGAACTGAAAAACTGCATGCTGCTCGAAGGCGTGCAGGCCCCGCACTTCAACTACGTGGGCGATTCCATCCTCGGCAACAAGGCGCACCTGGGCGCGGGCGTGATCTGCGCCAACCTGCGGCTCGACCAGGGCACGGTGATCGCGCAGACCCCGGACGGGCGCGAGGACACCGGGATGCGCAAGCTGGGGGCGTTGATGGGCGACTGCGCGGAAGCCGGTTGCAATGCCGTGCTCCAGCCGGGCACGATTTTGGGCAAGGCCGCCGCGGTCATGCCGACGATGGCCTTCGGTGGCTATCTGGAGGGCGGGACGCTGGCCTTTAACCGGCCGGTGATCGGACGCGTGCCGCGCCGCGATTATCCCAAGAGCACGCCCAGCGCGGCCCGGTGAACTTCCGGCCCGGCCACGACGGCTGAACGGCTGCCGGGATTACCGGTGGCACCCTCGGCAAAGCGGCCCTGTGTGGGCTCGTTGCCGTACCAGTCGGTGATGACGCCTCCGGCCCCGCGGATGATCGGGATGAGCGCCATCAGGTCCCAGGTTTCCAGCACCGGGTCAAGCATCAGGTCCACGCGTCCCGTCGCCACCAGCAGGTAGCCGTAGCAGTCACCCCAGGAGCGGGTCAGCCAGGCTTCTTCCGCCAGCCGGTCGAGGCCGGGCACGTGGTGCTTGCCTTGCGCGAAGAGCGCCGGGTCGGTGGTCGAAATGACCGCCTTGGAGAGGTCGGGGCAGGGGCGCACGCGGGTGGGGGAGCCGTTGAGGATGCAGGTCTCGTTGTCGCCGATGAGCAGTTCGCCCAGGACGGGCTGGTGGATGCAGCCCAGGACCGGTTCGCCCTTGTGCAGGAGCGCGATCAGCGTGCCAAAGAGCGGGACATGGCTGATAAAGGATTTGGTGCCATCGATGGGGTCGAGGACCCAGACAAATTCCGCGTTCTCGCGCTCGTTGCCGAACTCCTCGGCGATGATGCCGTGGGCAGGGTAGCGCTCGGCGATCATTTTGCGCATGAGCTGCTCCGCGCCCCGGTCGGCATCGGTCACGGGAGTGGAATCGGCCTTGCGCTCGACGTGCATGTCCTCCCCGCGCCAGTAGCGCATGATGAGTTCGCCGCTGGCGAAGGCTAGTTCA
Coding sequences within:
- a CDS encoding UDP-N-acetylglucosamine diphosphorylase, whose amino-acid sequence is MKASDLFDFPESMPFARYFSPDDAPWVWVMKVGMAAQEFDYLRAEGMHGNIPEGVKISGKVFIHYTVKLPPYAVIQGPTWIGPEVEIRPGAYIRGKVIVGPGSVVGNSTELKNCMLLEGVQAPHFNYVGDSILGNKAHLGAGVICANLRLDQGTVIAQTPDGREDTGMRKLGALMGDCAEAGCNAVLQPGTILGKAAAVMPTMAFGGYLEGGTLAFNRPVIGRVPRRDYPKSTPSAAR
- the hisN gene encoding histidinol-phosphatase yields the protein MDASLRDELKAFTTELAFASGELIMRYWRGEDMHVERKADSTPVTDADRGAEQLMRKMIAERYPAHGIIAEEFGNERENAEFVWVLDPIDGTKSFISHVPLFGTLIALLHKGEPVLGCIHQPVLGELLIGDNETCILNGSPTRVRPCPDLSKAVISTTDPALFAQGKHHVPGLDRLAEEAWLTRSWGDCYGYLLVATGRVDLMLDPVLETWDLMALIPIIRGAGGVITDWYGNEPTQGRFAEGATGNPGSRSAVVAGPEVHRAALGVLLG